The Novipirellula caenicola genome includes a region encoding these proteins:
- a CDS encoding trypsin-like peptidase domain-containing protein, giving the protein MTTPQLHAFLFLTFSSFVQLSSSAVEFRTWTTSDGRFGAEAELIEANDSEVTLKKTDRSVVTLAISMLSVADRDYVQAWLLEHQSSDTMKPGIVPDDLAESVDFLSMIDPVTDTQTGKWELDANGLASLGSSRARIVIPHAVSGPYQLRLVTQRLIETGSLNVGLVIGNQHQVLAIFDYGKPKRSGLAWIDEKNEPANSTFYRKPVLTTGRDSEIVFTVHDSHLRITCDGNTIVEWTGDPSRLTLHPNFKVPSDRLFLETVHGSHRISQLQYRPISKSELHRYMPRGKTSPADSVALIEHPLGHGTGFLAAPNLLVTNHHVIENAPAGDLKVFFPGERDFVNVHGVLFEDVDRDLAILSLQTRRVPLAVAYDGYVPLGESVQLRGNPTLGGGVTLRNAVVKGTIRSMVRVEGFDFLQTDASIDSGSSGGPILNELDQVVGVIAMKATDEGEKLIHEGVARLDASLKKKSRQHAEDGIAFGIPAQDLAKALDNVRELSAKEAGRNAQLHENRVVFKRLATLAGIRLLEVNVNVPGVIRQQAARVTAARTSADLIELIPPEPASLLRSALQSKSTQNTIALLQQDMDQHLNTIRSSPYLSEMSIRDFNALSQRIKAIEKFAERPGVDYLRFSKTMIRFQKDVTRLMNEINEEL; this is encoded by the coding sequence ATGACGACTCCCCAACTCCATGCCTTCCTCTTCCTGACATTTTCGTCGTTTGTTCAACTATCCAGTTCCGCTGTGGAGTTCCGCACCTGGACGACCAGCGACGGCAGATTTGGAGCGGAAGCCGAACTGATCGAAGCTAACGATTCGGAGGTGACATTAAAAAAAACGGATCGCAGCGTGGTCACACTGGCAATTAGCATGCTCAGTGTGGCGGACCGAGATTATGTCCAAGCCTGGCTACTTGAACATCAATCGTCCGACACAATGAAACCGGGCATTGTGCCGGACGACTTGGCAGAATCCGTCGACTTCCTGTCGATGATCGACCCTGTCACCGACACGCAAACCGGAAAATGGGAGCTTGACGCAAACGGACTTGCATCGTTGGGTTCCTCGCGAGCAAGAATTGTGATCCCCCATGCGGTTTCAGGTCCCTACCAACTCAGGCTCGTCACACAGCGACTGATAGAAACAGGATCGCTAAACGTGGGTCTGGTGATCGGTAATCAACATCAAGTGCTTGCGATCTTTGATTACGGTAAGCCAAAGAGATCGGGATTAGCGTGGATCGATGAAAAGAACGAACCGGCGAATTCGACGTTCTACCGCAAGCCTGTACTTACGACGGGGCGTGATTCCGAAATTGTTTTCACGGTTCACGACAGTCATCTACGTATCACGTGCGACGGTAACACGATCGTGGAGTGGACTGGCGATCCATCTCGACTAACACTGCACCCCAATTTTAAAGTTCCCAGCGACCGACTTTTTCTCGAGACCGTACACGGCAGCCACCGCATCTCTCAGTTGCAATACCGACCGATTAGCAAGTCCGAACTTCACCGCTACATGCCTCGCGGAAAAACATCACCGGCGGATTCGGTTGCTTTAATCGAACATCCACTGGGTCACGGAACTGGGTTTCTTGCAGCTCCCAATCTATTGGTGACGAATCATCATGTCATTGAAAATGCGCCGGCTGGCGACCTAAAGGTATTCTTCCCCGGGGAACGGGATTTCGTGAATGTTCATGGCGTTCTGTTTGAGGATGTCGATCGCGATCTCGCGATTCTATCACTTCAAACCAGGCGAGTCCCCTTGGCGGTTGCCTACGACGGTTATGTACCACTGGGCGAGTCGGTTCAGTTGCGGGGTAACCCTACTTTGGGTGGAGGGGTGACGCTGAGAAACGCGGTGGTGAAGGGAACCATACGGTCAATGGTGCGTGTCGAGGGATTTGATTTTTTGCAGACCGATGCCTCCATTGATTCCGGTTCCAGTGGTGGCCCCATTTTGAACGAGCTAGACCAGGTCGTTGGAGTGATCGCCATGAAAGCGACCGATGAAGGAGAAAAGTTGATTCACGAAGGCGTCGCGCGACTGGATGCCTCGTTGAAGAAGAAATCACGACAACATGCTGAGGACGGGATCGCGTTTGGAATCCCTGCACAAGATTTGGCCAAGGCACTCGACAACGTGCGTGAGCTGTCCGCGAAAGAGGCGGGGCGTAACGCTCAGTTGCATGAGAATCGTGTGGTGTTCAAGCGTCTTGCCACACTTGCGGGAATACGACTTCTGGAGGTGAATGTGAACGTCCCGGGGGTCATTCGACAGCAGGCCGCCCGCGTGACGGCCGCTCGTACTTCCGCCGATTTAATCGAATTGATTCCGCCCGAACCCGCGAGTCTGCTTCGATCCGCACTGCAAAGCAAGAGCACCCAAAACACCATCGCTTTGCTGCAGCAGGACATGGATCAGCATTTGAATACGATCCGCAGCAGTCCCTACCTCTCTGAAATGAGCATTCGCGATTTCAATGCTCTGTCACAGCGAATCAAAGCAATCGAGAAATTTGCAGAGCGGCCTGGCGTTGATTACCTGCGATTTAGCAAGACCATGATCCGGTTTCAAAAGGACGTGACTCGTCTAATGAACGAGATCAATGAAGAACTGTGA